The Podarcis raffonei isolate rPodRaf1 chromosome 2, rPodRaf1.pri, whole genome shotgun sequence genome window below encodes:
- the RPS14 gene encoding 40S ribosomal protein S14, which produces MAPRKGKEKKEEQVISLGPQVAEGENVFGVCHIFASFNDTFVHVTDLSGKETICRVTGGMKVKADRDESSPYAAMLAAQDVAQRCKELGITALHIKLRATGGNRTKTPGPGAQSALRALARSGMKIGRIEDVTPIPSDSTRRKGGRRGRRL; this is translated from the exons ATGGCACCTCGTAAGGGcaaggaaaagaaggaagaacAAGTTATCAGTCTGGGACCACAGGTGGCTGAAGGAGAGAATGTGTTTGGAGTCTGCCACATCTTCGCTTCCTTCAATGACACTTTTGTCCATGTAACTGACCTGTCTGGCAA gGAAACAATCTGCCGAGTAACTGGTGGCATGAAAGTGAAGGCTGACAGGGACGAGTCTTCTCCTTATGCTGCTATGCTGGCTGCCCAGGATGTAGCTCAGAGATGCAAGGAGCTGGGAATCACCGCCCTTCACATCAAGTTGCGGGCTACAGGTGGAAATAG aacAAAGACTCCTGGGCCTGGAGCCCAGTCAGCCCTCAGAGCTCTGGCTCGATCTGGCATGAAGATAGGGCGCATTG AGGATGTCACCCCTATCCCGTCAGACAGCACTCGCAGAAAGGGTGGTCGCCGTGGTCGCCGTCTGTAA